A genomic region of Arachis hypogaea cultivar Tifrunner chromosome 5, arahy.Tifrunner.gnm2.J5K5, whole genome shotgun sequence contains the following coding sequences:
- the LOC112803713 gene encoding disease resistance protein RPV1-like codes for MRKSSDDPSKVQKWKRALHRAANFTGFVFEGNKYEHEFIGKIVEVVLREIKRVSLHADYPIGLESQVSEVKSLLFSDGYDGVHMVGIYGNAGSGKTTIAHAIYHLIANGFESICFLENVRENSYKHGLVHLQNILLSNIFERKNLKSRNIEHGISTIQHWLQQKKKTLLILDDVDKIEQLQALAGKPDWFGRGTRVIVTTRDKHLLESHGIERIYVMENSNSESNISASAGKDKREQLGEKSTFGDQVNGSLEPLVSEDISLERRKQASVILRGIKYRSHRL; via the exons ATGAGGAAAAGTTCAGATGACCCATCAAAAGTCCAAAAGTGGAAACGGGCTTTGCATCGAGCAGCTAATTTTACTGGCTTTGTTTTCGAAGG GAATAAATATGAACACGAGTTTATTGGGAAGATCGTTGAAGTAGTGTTAAGGGAGATTAAACGTGTCTCTTTACATGCTGATTATCCAATTGGATTAGAGTCTCAAGTGTCAGAAGTAAAGTCGCTACTATTCTCCGACGGCTATGATGGTGTCCACATGGTAGGGATTTATGGAAATGCCGGATCAGGCAAAACAACTATAGCTCATGCAATTTATCATTTGATTGCTAATGGTTTTGAAAGTATATGTTTTCTTGAAAATGTGAGAGAAAATTCATATAAGCATGGTTTAGTACATCTTCAAAACATACTTCTTTCCAACATTTTCGAAAGGAAGAATCTCAAATCAAGAAACATTGAACATGGAATTTCAACAATACAGCACTGGCTCCAACAAAAGAAGAAGACCCTTTTGATTCTAGATGATGTTGACAAGATAGAACAATTACAAGCTCTTGCTGGAAAACCTGATTGGTTTGGCCGTGGAACTAGAGTCATCGTTACAACCCGGGACAAACATTTACTAGAAAGCCATGGGATTGAAAGAATATATGTGATGGAGAATTCAAATTCG GAGTCAAATATCAGTGCATCAGCTGGAAAGGACAAGAGAGAACAACTGGGTGAAAAAAGCACTTTTGGTGATCAAGTCAATGGTTCGTTGGAACCTCTAGTTTCTGAAGATATTAGTCTTGAAAGGAGAAAACAAGCTTCTGTTATTCTAAGGGGAATCAAATACAGAAGTCATAGGTTGTAA
- the LOC112801822 gene encoding uncharacterized protein isoform X1, which translates to MATLQESGNSSSTLKEWEFDVFLSFRGPETRYGFTGYLHKALCEKGIRTFMDLEDLISGNKIQQTFARAIESSRIAIVVFSEHYADTSFLLRELVKLLECSQRYGQFVLPIFYLVDPGDVRHQRGSYEKAMAVHEERFKDKAPIWRAALRDAANLSGLHYKGDEFEYEFIEKITKQVLSIIKEDMLPVVADYPVRPESQVQASFDSASSFSVSRQYQYHVFLSFRGCDTRYRFTGSLFKALRDNKIHTFMDDVGLHRGNDISRTLIEAIKGSRIAIIVFSENYADSTYCLDELVKILECHESDDQFVLPVFYEVDTNDVRRQTGSYGEAMAKHEEKFKDDKSKVEKWKRALHEAANFTGFCFKGKKYEHEFIAKIVGVVSKEIKRVALPVADYPIGLESQVSKVKSLIFSDGYDGVHMIGIHGNGGSGKTTIAHAIYHLIANGFESICFLENVRENSYKHGLVHLQDILLSNIFERKNLKSTSVEQGISNIKHWLQQKKILLILDDVDKIEQLQALAGKPDWFGRGTRVIITTRDKDLLVCHGIQRIYQLENSNPESNITASARKDNTEQVVEKIIGGQVNGSLEPLFSEDTNVDRSKQVSVIQAQSNAQVICQFNENQAEFCHTCSLERIESANITLKVKEELEVKDLSLCAKLASLEEKKRELEEQIRAVKAEISDSTAERQLLREKELAMEKS; encoded by the exons ATGGCTACTCTGCAAGAATCTGGCAACTCTTCTTCTACCTTGAAGGAATGGGAATTCGATGTGTTCCTCAGCTTCAGAGGCCCTGAAACTCGCTACGGTTTCACCGGCTATCTCCACAAAGCTCTCTGTGAGAAAGGAATCCGCACCTTCATGGATCTTGAGGATCTTATCAGTGGCAACAAAATCCAGCAAACATTTGCTCGGGCAATTGAAAGCTCCAGGATTGCCATCGTTGTGTTCTCAGAGCATTATGCTGACACTTCTTTCTTGTTGAGGGAACTTGTGAAGCTACTGGAGTGCTCTCAACGTTATGGCCAATTTGTTCTTCCGATTTTCTATTTGGTGGATCCCGGTGACGTGCGGCATCAGAGAGGTAGCTATGAGAAAGCAATGGCGGTGCACGAGGAGCGGTTCAAGGATAAAGCACCAATATGGAGAGCCGCTCTTCGTGACGCAGCCAACTTATCCGGCTTGCATTACAAAGG GGATGAATTTGAGTATGAATTTATTGAAAAGATCACTAAACAGGTGTTATCAATTATTAAAGAGGACATGTTACCTGTTGTTGCTGATTACCCAGTCAGACCAGAGTCCCAAGTGCAAGCTTCCTTTGATTCAGCATCATCTTTTTCTGTCTCAAGGCAATACCAATACCATGTGTTTCTCAGCTTCAGAGGCTGTGATACTCGCTATCGTTTCACTGGCAGTCTCTTTAAAGCTCTCCGTGACAACAAAATTCACACCTTCATGGATGATGTAGGCCTTCACAGAGGGAATGATATATCAAGAACACTCATTGAGGCAATTAAAGGCTCCAGGATTGCCATCATTGTGTTCTCTGAGAACTATGCTGATTCTACTTACTGCTTAGATGAACTTGTCAAGATCTTGGAGTGCCATGAGTCTGATGACCAGTTTGTTTTGCCAGTTTTCTATGAGGTAGATACCAATGACGTGCGACGACAGACAGGTAGTTATGGGGAAGCAATGGCTAAACACGAGGAAAAGTTCAAGGATGACAAATCAAAAGTCGAAAAATGGAAGCGTGCTTTGCATGAAGCAGCTAACTTTACTGGCTTTTGTTTCAAAGG AAAAAAATATGAACATGAGTTTATTGCGAAGATTGTTGGAGTGGTGTCAAAGGAGATTAAACGTGTTGCTTTACCTGTTGCTGACTATCCAATTGGACTAGAGTCTCAAGTGTCGAAAGTAAAATCGCTTATATTCTCTGATGGCTATGATGGTGTCCACATGATAGGGATTCATGGAAATGGTGGATCAGGAAAAACAACAATAGCTCATGCAATTTATCATTTGATTGCTAATGGTTTTGAAAGTATATGTTTTCTGGAAAATGTGAGAGAAAATTCATATAAGCATGGTTTAGTACATCTTCAAGATATACTTCTTTCCAACATATTCGAAAGGAAGAATCTCAAATCAACAAGCGTTGAACAAGGAATTTCAAATATAAAGCACTGGCTCCAACAAAAGAAGATCCTTTTGATTCTAGATGATGTTGACAAGATAGAGCAGTTACAAGCTCTTGCTGGAAAACCTGATTGGTTCGGCCGTGGAACTAGAGTCATCATTACGACACGAGACAAAGATTTGCTAGTATGCCATGGCATTCAAAGAATATATCAGCTGGAGAATTCAAATCCG GAGTCAAATATCACTGCATCTGCAAGAAAAGACAACACAGAACAAGTGGTTGAAAAAATCATCGGTGGCCAAGTCAATGGTTCATTAGAGCCTCTATTTTCAGAAGATACTAATGTTGATAGAAGCAAACAAGTGTCGGTTATTCAAGCTCAATCAAATGCACAAGTCATATGTCAGTTTAATGAAAACCAAGCAGAGTTTTGTCATACATGTTCTCTAGAAAGAATAGAAAGTGCCAACATCACTTTGAAAGTGAAGGAGGAACTTGAAGTTAAAGACTTGTCTTTGTGTGCTAAGTTGGCATCTTTggaggaaaagaaaagagaacttGAAGAGCAAATTCGTGCAGTAAAAGCTGAGATTTCAGATTCTACAGCAGAGAGACAGTTGCTAAGAGAAAAAGAGTTGGCAATGGAAAAAAGCTGA
- the LOC112801822 gene encoding disease resistance protein RPV1 isoform X2: MANLFFRFSIWWIPVTCGIREVAMRKQWRCTRSGSRIKHQYGEPLFVTQPTYPACITKAWLSTSALILCRDEFEYEFIEKITKQVLSIIKEDMLPVVADYPVRPESQVQASFDSASSFSVSRQYQYHVFLSFRGCDTRYRFTGSLFKALRDNKIHTFMDDVGLHRGNDISRTLIEAIKGSRIAIIVFSENYADSTYCLDELVKILECHESDDQFVLPVFYEVDTNDVRRQTGSYGEAMAKHEEKFKDDKSKVEKWKRALHEAANFTGFCFKGKKYEHEFIAKIVGVVSKEIKRVALPVADYPIGLESQVSKVKSLIFSDGYDGVHMIGIHGNGGSGKTTIAHAIYHLIANGFESICFLENVRENSYKHGLVHLQDILLSNIFERKNLKSTSVEQGISNIKHWLQQKKILLILDDVDKIEQLQALAGKPDWFGRGTRVIITTRDKDLLVCHGIQRIYQLENSNPESNITASARKDNTEQVVEKIIGGQVNGSLEPLFSEDTNVDRSKQVSVIQAQSNAQVICQFNENQAEFCHTCSLERIESANITLKVKEELEVKDLSLCAKLASLEEKKRELEEQIRAVKAEISDSTAERQLLREKELAMEKS, encoded by the exons ATGGCCAATTTGTTCTTCCGATTTTCTATTTGGTGGATCCCGGTGACGTGCGGCATCAGAGAGGTAGCTATGAGAAAGCAATGGCGGTGCACGAGGAGCGGTTCAAGGATAAAGCACCAATATGGAGAGCCGCTCTTCGTGACGCAGCCAACTTATCCGGCTTGCATTACAAAGG CCTGGTTGAGCACAAGTGCTCTTATATTGTGCAGGGATGAATTTGAGTATGAATTTATTGAAAAGATCACTAAACAGGTGTTATCAATTATTAAAGAGGACATGTTACCTGTTGTTGCTGATTACCCAGTCAGACCAGAGTCCCAAGTGCAAGCTTCCTTTGATTCAGCATCATCTTTTTCTGTCTCAAGGCAATACCAATACCATGTGTTTCTCAGCTTCAGAGGCTGTGATACTCGCTATCGTTTCACTGGCAGTCTCTTTAAAGCTCTCCGTGACAACAAAATTCACACCTTCATGGATGATGTAGGCCTTCACAGAGGGAATGATATATCAAGAACACTCATTGAGGCAATTAAAGGCTCCAGGATTGCCATCATTGTGTTCTCTGAGAACTATGCTGATTCTACTTACTGCTTAGATGAACTTGTCAAGATCTTGGAGTGCCATGAGTCTGATGACCAGTTTGTTTTGCCAGTTTTCTATGAGGTAGATACCAATGACGTGCGACGACAGACAGGTAGTTATGGGGAAGCAATGGCTAAACACGAGGAAAAGTTCAAGGATGACAAATCAAAAGTCGAAAAATGGAAGCGTGCTTTGCATGAAGCAGCTAACTTTACTGGCTTTTGTTTCAAAGG AAAAAAATATGAACATGAGTTTATTGCGAAGATTGTTGGAGTGGTGTCAAAGGAGATTAAACGTGTTGCTTTACCTGTTGCTGACTATCCAATTGGACTAGAGTCTCAAGTGTCGAAAGTAAAATCGCTTATATTCTCTGATGGCTATGATGGTGTCCACATGATAGGGATTCATGGAAATGGTGGATCAGGAAAAACAACAATAGCTCATGCAATTTATCATTTGATTGCTAATGGTTTTGAAAGTATATGTTTTCTGGAAAATGTGAGAGAAAATTCATATAAGCATGGTTTAGTACATCTTCAAGATATACTTCTTTCCAACATATTCGAAAGGAAGAATCTCAAATCAACAAGCGTTGAACAAGGAATTTCAAATATAAAGCACTGGCTCCAACAAAAGAAGATCCTTTTGATTCTAGATGATGTTGACAAGATAGAGCAGTTACAAGCTCTTGCTGGAAAACCTGATTGGTTCGGCCGTGGAACTAGAGTCATCATTACGACACGAGACAAAGATTTGCTAGTATGCCATGGCATTCAAAGAATATATCAGCTGGAGAATTCAAATCCG GAGTCAAATATCACTGCATCTGCAAGAAAAGACAACACAGAACAAGTGGTTGAAAAAATCATCGGTGGCCAAGTCAATGGTTCATTAGAGCCTCTATTTTCAGAAGATACTAATGTTGATAGAAGCAAACAAGTGTCGGTTATTCAAGCTCAATCAAATGCACAAGTCATATGTCAGTTTAATGAAAACCAAGCAGAGTTTTGTCATACATGTTCTCTAGAAAGAATAGAAAGTGCCAACATCACTTTGAAAGTGAAGGAGGAACTTGAAGTTAAAGACTTGTCTTTGTGTGCTAAGTTGGCATCTTTggaggaaaagaaaagagaacttGAAGAGCAAATTCGTGCAGTAAAAGCTGAGATTTCAGATTCTACAGCAGAGAGACAGTTGCTAAGAGAAAAAGAGTTGGCAATGGAAAAAAGCTGA